The Phaeocystidibacter marisrubri genomic interval GGCTCCAGCTTCTATGGCTTGAGAGGCAAATAGGTTTCCATTAAAGGAAGGTCCTTTCAGAGCGAAATAGATGTTTCCGCGTTCAATTGCACGAGTATCTGTGCTTACACCCGAGCACGTTAGATACGTTTGGTAGAGTTCTTCAAGCATATCGCAAAGTAAAAGTATTGGCAATAAAAAAAGGCCGCCCAACGGACGACCTTTCTGATATTTTATTCACTTCTCAATCACATACGGTAACGACGGAAGTTGTGACGGCTAGGCGGAGTGTGGCGCTTTTCGCGATCTGGATCTTGGTTTTGGAAACCTACGCGATCCATTGCACAGCGGAAACCGATGTCATCCGTAGCTTGATCTTCTTCAAGGAAGCGTCGTGTACCTGGGCTCAACCAGTATGCACGGTCTTTCCAGCTACCACCCTTGTATACTCGAGTAGTGTTACCTACCAAAGTAGTTTCTGAGTAGTCGTACATTGGAGCTTCACCTTCAGGTGGTGCTTCGTCGTAGTAGATTGAAGACTGAACATCACCGTCCAAGTAGTTGCGGTAATCGCTGTACTGGTAGTTGCGACGGTCGAGGTTTTCTTCTTGAGAAACCGCACGTGTAGGAAGCTGACCTGGAAGACGAGCGATTACGCTATCACCGTTCTCATCTGTTTCCCACTGGATTTCCATAAGTGGCTCAAGCATACCAAGGTCTTGGTAGTTCTTGTCGAATGTTTCGTATTCGTTACCACGGAAAGATCTGTGGTCAGTTACTTCTGTAGAGGTCATTGGACGGTAGACATCCATCACCCATTCTGAAACGTTACCCGCCATATCGTAAAGACCGAAGTCGTTAGGTGGGTAGAAGCGAACTTGCATAGTGATGTCAGCTTGGTCATTCAACCAACCACCGCGACCCATCATGTCACCACGACCGCGCTTGTAGTTGGCAAGCATGTCACCACGCTCATCGTCGCTTGGGTTACGCATGCTAGATCCGTTCCAAGTGTACTTGTTCTCGTCAGTTGAACGGTCGTATACACGAGCGCCAACATTAGCGTATGCTGCGTATTCCCACTCAGCTTCTGTTGGTAGGCGGTACTTCGGAAGAAGAATACCGTCTTCGATACGAGCTGGACGACCTGCGTCACCGTTCGCGCTGTTAGGAGAAAGATCAGGAAGTCCTTTTTTGTCTTGAGCAGTGAAACGGCTACCTGGACGATAGAGGTAAACTTCTGTGTTGAAGTGATCACCATCCAATTGATCATTGGCTTCGTTGAGGATACCCTCATCGATCAAAATCTGTTCGTTAACACGGTCTGTACGCCATGAGCAATAGCGAGTAGCTTGAATCCAGTTAACACCGACAACTGGATAGAAGTTATAAGCAGGGTGACGCAAGTAATTCTCCACGTACATTTCATTGTACGCCAAAGGATCGCGCCAAACAAGCGTATCAGGCAATGCTGAACGATAAATCTCAGGGAAGTAATCTTGATCGTAAACGCGGTGTAGCCAATAAAGGTACTCGCGGTAGTCTACGTTAGTTACCTCGTTTTCATCAATGTAGAAAGAAGAAACAGTAACTCGACGAGGAACGTTGTTCCAGTCTTTGATGAAATCTTCTTCAACCTGACCCATTACGAAAGTACCGCCTTCAACGAAGACAAGACCTGGCCCTGTTTGCTGACCGTCGTAATCCAGATTGACATCAAATCCACCGTTGTCGGTGTCGTTGTATGCCATTCCAGTGGTGTTTGAAGTTTCAGATCCACAAGATGCCATCAGGGCAGCGAGAGCTGCAATAGGCACATAGTTTTGCATTTTTGCTAGTTTCATATGCTCGGTGTTTCTCTGCTTTTTTAGAATGTAGGACACTTCAATGCTTCCGCACGACTTGGTCTTCTACGACAATCAAAACGATAAGAAAGGGAGATTTCGTGTGCACCATTTGAAGCTCCACCAAAATCCGATACAGTAAAGTCGTAACTGTAACCGAATTTGAATGGCCAATCAGGAGGTGTGAAACCGATAATCGCTACGATTGCATCAGGGTTGGTGTTACTGTTGCGATAGGCCAATCCACCTGTGATGAATGAGCGGTTAAATGACACGCCCATAGTTACTTGACCAATGTTCCCTTGCTGCTGAATCACCAAGTTTGGAATCAAATAACTCTGCGTACTGTTGTGTAGTCTTTTGTGCCCAACAGGAATGGATGCACCACCATGTAAGGTGTATTTTCTCGGAAGTTTACTGTCGGTGTAAAATGCCTCGTTCGGTTCTGTGAGGTGATGAACGGCAGCACCGAAGTAGTACCCTTTACCATATCCAATCAAACCAACGCTAATGTCTACATGTGAAGTAGTCGGTTGATCAGGTGGAAGTTCATTCGTTGGACGAACAAAACCATAGAACTGATCAATCTGATCAGGGAAGGTCAGTGCGTTGAAATCCAAACCTCTTTGTCTAAAGGTAGCTTGGAAACCAGCCAACAATTGGAATTTTCTACTCAAAGAAAGGTGGTACGAATAAACTACACTCGCTTCGGTAAGTGTGAGCGCCCCTTGAGCAGCCTCATCACGCATAACGAGAACACCTAGTCCCCCGTTAAGCCCGTTCACGTACTGATCGTACGATCCA includes:
- a CDS encoding SUMF1/EgtB/PvdO family nonheme iron enzyme, which translates into the protein MKLAKMQNYVPIAALAALMASCGSETSNTTGMAYNDTDNGGFDVNLDYDGQQTGPGLVFVEGGTFVMGQVEEDFIKDWNNVPRRVTVSSFYIDENEVTNVDYREYLYWLHRVYDQDYFPEIYRSALPDTLVWRDPLAYNEMYVENYLRHPAYNFYPVVGVNWIQATRYCSWRTDRVNEQILIDEGILNEANDQLDGDHFNTEVYLYRPGSRFTAQDKKGLPDLSPNSANGDAGRPARIEDGILLPKYRLPTEAEWEYAAYANVGARVYDRSTDENKYTWNGSSMRNPSDDERGDMLANYKRGRGDMMGRGGWLNDQADITMQVRFYPPNDFGLYDMAGNVSEWVMDVYRPMTSTEVTDHRSFRGNEYETFDKNYQDLGMLEPLMEIQWETDENGDSVIARLPGQLPTRAVSQEENLDRRNYQYSDYRNYLDGDVQSSIYYDEAPPEGEAPMYDYSETTLVGNTTRVYKGGSWKDRAYWLSPGTRRFLEEDQATDDIGFRCAMDRVGFQNQDPDREKRHTPPSRHNFRRYRM
- a CDS encoding PorP/SprF family type IX secretion system membrane protein, with the translated sequence MNRTSARILFFALLTSVFAYGQDPHFSQFYANSLYLNPAFAGVDRCPKLSLNYRNQYPTLGVYETFSGSYDQYVNGLNGGLGVLVMRDEAAQGALTLTEASVVYSYHLSLSRKFQLLAGFQATFRQRGLDFNALTFPDQIDQFYGFVRPTNELPPDQPTTSHVDISVGLIGYGKGYYFGAAVHHLTEPNEAFYTDSKLPRKYTLHGGASIPVGHKRLHNSTQSYLIPNLVIQQQGNIGQVTMGVSFNRSFITGGLAYRNSNTNPDAIVAIIGFTPPDWPFKFGYSYDFTVSDFGGASNGAHEISLSYRFDCRRRPSRAEALKCPTF